A region from the Helcococcus ovis genome encodes:
- a CDS encoding ABC-F family ATP-binding cassette domain-containing protein, with protein sequence MAEITVSKLAKSFGIKKIFSDISFNLNIGDKVGIVGPNGAGKTTLFNILTGKDKEFEGNVYLKNNVKIGYMHQNISLNSEKTIYEEMLEVFDYIHDIERRLKEFEKKLENHDDLDELEKNTIKYTELIEQYSELGGAYFENKIEAVLVGMGFGRERFNDDIVNLSGGEKSRLELAKLLISDADILFLDEPTNHLDMQTIEFVESIIKETKKLVVFISHDRYFLDKVANRIFLLENGKLNTYNTNYTNFIERRKKEIEVAQRAYENQQKEVERQEEIIERFANLGGSMRKRGISQSRSRQKLLDKMKLMDRPEVFDEKMRLKFTPARVSGQDVLSFSNVSKSFDEKILYQDISFNIYRGQKVGLIGGNGTGKTTLFKMILHKLKPDTGEVRLGESVFPEYFDQEQKNLDLDKTIIDEVWDKYPSLTHYDLRSYLARFMFIGDDIFKIIGDLSGGERSRITLLELMLSDSNFLLMDEPTNHLDIDSKEVLEDALNDYEATAFMISHDRYFLNKVCDIIFEIKDGKLNIYDGNYDYYLSKQELDVDFEPNETVNKTQRKKEMRREKDFNKKIKQIKIAIKKLEKRIEEIDKNIEEINIEFTKKEVYENFEKISKLNEKLKMLNEEKLKIDEDWFKLNQQLEEMEN encoded by the coding sequence TATTGGTGATAAGGTAGGTATTGTTGGGCCTAATGGGGCTGGGAAGACTACTTTGTTTAACATTCTTACTGGAAAAGATAAAGAATTCGAGGGGAATGTTTATTTGAAAAATAATGTGAAAATAGGATACATGCATCAAAATATTAGTTTAAATAGTGAAAAAACTATTTATGAGGAGATGCTTGAAGTTTTTGATTACATTCATGATATTGAAAGAAGACTTAAAGAATTTGAAAAAAAATTAGAAAATCACGATGACTTAGATGAATTAGAGAAAAATACAATTAAATATACAGAGCTTATTGAACAATATTCTGAATTGGGTGGAGCATATTTTGAAAATAAAATTGAAGCTGTGCTTGTAGGGATGGGATTTGGAAGAGAAAGATTTAATGATGATATTGTTAATTTGAGTGGTGGAGAAAAATCAAGATTAGAACTTGCAAAATTATTAATTTCTGATGCTGATATACTATTTTTAGATGAACCTACAAACCATTTGGATATGCAAACTATTGAATTTGTAGAGAGCATAATTAAAGAAACTAAAAAATTAGTTGTGTTCATATCTCATGATAGATATTTTCTTGATAAAGTTGCAAATAGAATATTCTTACTTGAAAATGGAAAGTTAAATACATATAACACTAATTATACAAATTTTATTGAAAGAAGAAAAAAGGAAATTGAGGTTGCACAAAGGGCTTATGAAAATCAACAAAAAGAGGTTGAAAGACAAGAGGAGATAATTGAAAGATTTGCTAATCTTGGGGGTTCTATGAGAAAACGAGGTATTTCTCAGTCAAGATCTAGACAAAAATTGTTGGATAAAATGAAATTAATGGATAGGCCGGAAGTTTTTGATGAAAAGATGAGGTTAAAATTTACACCGGCAAGAGTAAGTGGGCAGGATGTGTTGAGTTTCTCAAATGTTTCAAAGTCGTTTGATGAAAAAATTCTTTATCAAGATATTTCATTTAATATTTATAGAGGTCAAAAAGTTGGGCTAATTGGAGGGAATGGCACCGGTAAGACAACTTTATTTAAGATGATACTTCATAAGTTGAAGCCGGATACAGGTGAGGTTAGATTGGGGGAAAGCGTATTTCCTGAGTACTTTGATCAAGAACAAAAAAATTTGGATTTAGATAAAACTATTATTGATGAAGTATGGGATAAATATCCTAGTTTAACGCATTATGATTTGAGATCATATTTAGCACGTTTTATGTTTATTGGAGATGATATTTTCAAGATTATTGGAGATTTAAGTGGTGGTGAAAGATCCAGAATTACTTTATTAGAACTTATGTTATCTGATTCTAATTTTTTGCTTATGGATGAGCCTACAAACCACCTTGATATTGATTCAAAAGAGGTTTTAGAAGATGCTTTAAATGATTATGAAGCGACAGCCTTTATGATTAGTCATGATAGATATTTTTTAAATAAGGTTTGTGATATTATTTTTGAAATTAAAGATGGAAAATTAAATATCTATGATGGAAATTATGATTATTACTTATCCAAGCAAGAACTTGATGTTGATTTTGAACCGAATGAAACTGTAAATAAAACACAGAGAAAAAAAGAGATGCGACGTGAAAAAGATTTTAATAAAAAGATTAAGCAAATCAAAATCGCTATAAAAAAATTAGAAAAAAGAATAGAAGAAATTGATAAAAATATAGAAGAAATTAACATTGAATTTACTAAAAAAGAGGTGTATGAAAACTTTGAAAAAATAAGTAAATTAAATGAAAAATTAAAAATGCTTAATGAAGAAAAATTAAAAATTGATGAAGATTGGTTTAAATTAAATCAACAACTAGAAGAAATGGAAAATTAA
- a CDS encoding BMP family lipoprotein has translation MSNKKVIKLFIISIFIILITSCKKNGENNTNISLVLLNENIENEGRAKQIYDSIKNNKKDSNFNYYIENSNQGFSNRLKNILSNKKNNLIVVDSFLVNNELEFVAESNQNSKFIALDTVIDPVKKNINSIAFKTEESSYLAGYLAGLVTKTNKIGYVGPTKGLINDPYEYGFKAGILQASKELNKAIDFYVQNIEDFNNEKLGRDIANKMYEDGVDIIYQTVWNTGLGIIDSASKHGKYYIGFDQDQSSIAPNYHLISTLKRYDNVIKTELETYLKTKKIDGIKKVLGLKENAVGVSEYKQNDFYDKKTYDKMFSLIEKIKKGEIKVPFDFGSYNKY, from the coding sequence ATGAGCAATAAAAAAGTAATTAAATTATTTATTATTTCAATATTTATAATTTTGATAACATCTTGTAAGAAAAATGGGGAAAATAATACAAACATTTCATTGGTATTATTAAATGAAAATATCGAAAATGAAGGAAGGGCAAAGCAAATTTACGATTCTATTAAAAATAATAAAAAAGACTCTAATTTTAATTATTATATTGAAAATAGTAATCAAGGTTTTAGTAATAGATTGAAAAATATTCTAAGTAATAAAAAGAATAATTTAATAGTGGTGGATAGTTTTTTAGTTAATAATGAATTAGAATTTGTTGCAGAGTCAAATCAAAATTCAAAATTTATAGCTCTAGATACTGTTATAGACCCTGTCAAAAAAAATATTAATTCAATAGCATTTAAAACAGAAGAATCTTCATATTTAGCGGGATATTTAGCAGGATTAGTTACAAAAACAAATAAAATAGGCTATGTTGGTCCAACAAAGGGACTGATAAACGATCCATATGAATATGGATTTAAGGCCGGAATATTACAAGCTTCAAAGGAGTTAAATAAGGCTATAGATTTTTATGTACAGAATATTGAAGATTTTAATAATGAAAAATTAGGTAGAGATATAGCTAATAAAATGTATGAAGACGGTGTTGATATAATCTATCAAACTGTTTGGAATACGGGATTAGGGATTATTGATAGTGCAAGTAAACATGGTAAGTACTATATCGGTTTTGACCAAGATCAATCAAGTATTGCACCTAATTATCATTTAATTTCAACATTAAAAAGATATGATAATGTAATCAAAACAGAATTAGAAACTTACTTAAAAACAAAGAAAATTGATGGTATAAAAAAAGTGTTAGGCCTTAAAGAAAATGCTGTAGGGGTTTCAGAATATAAGCAAAATGATTTTTATGATAAAAAAACTTATGATAAGATGTTTTCTTTGATTGAAAAAATTAAAAAAGGAGAAATAAAAGTTCCATTTGATTTTGGAAGCTATAATAAATATTAA